The Sulfurospirillum tamanense sequence AAAGCAATCGGTGCCCATGTGAGTGCCAGTGGCGGTGTGTTTAACGCCCCTTTAAATGCCGAGGCTATCGGTGCAAACGCCTTTGCCCTCTTTACCAAAAACCAACGCCAATGGAACGCAAAACCTTTGGATGCAACAACCATTGAAGCCTTTAAGGCCAACCTTGCGCGTGTGGGAATTTTACCCAAACATGTCCTTGCCCATGATAGCTACTTGATAAACTTAGGCCACCCCGAAAAAGAGGCGCGCCAAAAATCTTTGGAGGCGTTTATTGACGAAGTAAAGCGGTGTGACCAGTTGGGGTTAGATAAGCTTAACTTCCATCCCGGGTCCCACTTAAACCAGCTCACTGAAGAGGCGTGTTTGGATAGTATTGCCGAGAGTTTAAACCGCACCTTAGAGCTTACACAAAATGTAACACTTGTTATCGAAAATACGGCGGGCCAAGGGACGAACTTGGGTTACAAATGGGAACATTTGGCCCACCTCATCGAAAAAGTCGAAGACAAGGGGCGCATCGGGGTTTGCTTGGACACGTGCCACCTTTTTACAGCAGGTTATGACATACGAACCTCAGAGGCTTATGCTAAAACTACAAAAGAATTTGATAGCATTGTGGGTTTTTGTTACTTAAAAGGCATGCACTTTAACGACGCCAAGCCCCCTTTGGGCTCTAGGGTCGACAGGCACCACTCTTTGGGCAAGGGAACCATTGGTCTTGAGGCATTTTGGTATATCATGAATGACCCACGCATGGATGACATTCCTTTGGTGTTGGAGACTATCGACACCGCGTTGTGGGCGCAAGAGATTGCGTTGCTTCGGGCAATGCAAGGTGCAGAAAAACCTACAGGTAGCCAAGACGGTTATGTAAATAAAATACGTTAAAAATCTAATTTTTACAAAGGAAACAGATGAGACAGACGATGCGCGTTGTAGGTATGAGTATGGCCTGTGCGGCGGTACTGCAAGCAAGTGGGTATAAAATTCCCGAACAATCCCTAAAGGGAACGGCGTTGGGTGCGGCCAACGTGGCAGCAGTAAATGGCGCGGATGCCAACTATTACAACCCTGCCAATATGGTGTGGATGGACAATGCTTACCATGTAGAAGGGGCGTTAACTTACATTAACCTCCCCAAAGTAAAGTTTGCTAATTCGGGCACAGGGGCAGATGGCGAATCCAAAGTAGAACATTTCTTGATGCCTTCTTTACATGTAGTGACCCCTGAGTACTATGAAAACTGGCGCTTTGGTTTTTCCACGGTAGCCCCAGGTGGTCTTTCTAAGCGGTGGAATAGTCCCTACCAGAAAACCTTTGCAGAAGAGTTTACCTTGCGCATCATCGAAGCCAACCCAACGGCTGCGTATAAAATCAACGACCAATTGGCTTTGGGCTTTGGGGTGCGGATGGTGTATACGGATGGGGTGGTGAAGAGTGATGGAAATCTTGGCTTTGGCGCAGCAAAAAGAGATTTAACGGGAGATTCTATTGACTATGGGTACAACCTTGCGTTAGCTTATCGTCCCACTTCTGAACTTAAACTGGCTGCAACCTACCGCTCAAAGGTGGATTTGACGGTTAAAGGAGATGCAAAACTGTATCACCTAAATGCACTACAATACGATGGTTCTGCCAGTGTTACTATCCCTCTTCCTGCCACATTGGCTTTAGCGGCAGCTTATACCATGGATAAAACAACGGTAGAATTGGTATATGAGCGTGTGTATTGGTCGGCTTATAAGAACTTGGATTTTAATTATGGAAGCACTATTGCAAATCCAGTTTTGGTTGCTATGTTTGATAACCCTTCTGCTAAAAATTGGAAAGATTCCAACACCTACCGTCTTGGTATTACCCACGAATACAGCGATAAACTAACGCTGATGGCAGGGTATTCTTATGATGAAACTCCTGTTCCAGATAGTAGTCTTGGATTTGAACTTCCCGATGCGGATGCCCAGCTTTATTCCTTTGGCTTTAGCTACAAGATACGCCCCGATATTACTGTGGGGTTGGCGTATTTGTACAGTGATAAAAAAGTCCGCAGTGTCAACAACACCTATGCGCAAGGAAAATTCACTGGCAGTGGCGCACACTTAGTGACCACGGGCATCACCTACAGGTTCTAGTATGTTAACCTACAAATACCGCAATTTTTACGAAATGGTCGAACACAACGCCAAGCACCGTCCTAAAGAGACGGTGTTGTTGGTGGATGAGCGCAAGGTTGACCATTTGAGGTTGAAGCAAAAGGTGGATACTTTTGCACGCTTTTTGGAGTTTAGTTCCATCAAAAATGGCGACAAAGTCGCGCTCATTATCGCAAATTCCGAAGAATTTATCGTCTCTTTTTTGGCGGTGACCAAGATTGGGGCGGTGGCCGTACCTCTTAACACTTTTTTGAAACGTGAAGAGTTTGAATATATTCTAAGCGATGCCCAAGCCAAACTGCTCATCTGTTCTCCCGAATTTGCAGGGGAGACAAGCGGGTTGCTAGAGGCGACTCCTGTGGAAAAAATCGTCTGGACGGGACACTATGACAAGTTGGATGAGCGTAACTACAGCTTTGTGGAAATCACGGGCAGTATGGAGACCCACGAACAACTTGCCAAGGCGCCAAAGTTGGATGATTTGGCGTGCATCATTTACACTTCTGGCACCACGGGTAAGCCAAAAGGCGCCATGCTGAGTTACCGTAACATGCTTTCAAATATGGTGAGCGCTGATGAGGTCTTTCAAATCACTGCTAAAGACAGGTTTATTGTCTATTTACCTATGTTTCACTCCTTTACCTTGACAGTGATGGTGCTGTTGCCTTTGTACGCAGGCAGTTCCATGGTACTCATTAAATCAGTGTTTCCTTTTAGCAATGTTATGAAGCAAACCTTGCTAAAACGGGTCACGATTTTCTTAGGTGTGCCTACTATCTACAACGCCCTTTTAAAAGCGAAAATCCCGTGGTATTTTCTGTGGTTTAACAAGGTGCGTTTGTTTATCTCTGGGAGTGCGCCTTTGAGCGAACACGCGTTACAAGCGTTTAATCAACGCTTCAAGCGCGCGACTTTACTAGAAGGATACGGCCTAAGCGAATGTTCTCCCGCAGTGGCGGTGAATCGTTCCCAGAAGCAAAAACCGCTTTCTGTTGGCCCCGCACTTCCAGGGTATGAGGTTAAAATTGTGAGCGAAGAGATGATGGAACTTCCCTTAAGGGAAGTGGGGGAAATCATCGTTAAGGGCGATTGTGTGATGAAGGGCTACTACAACCGTCCTGATGCCACCGATGAGACGATTGTGAATGGCTGGCTTCGCACGGGAGATTTGGGCAAGATGGACGCGGAGGGATTTTTATACATCGTGGACCGTAAAAAAGACCTCATTATCTCTAAGGGCATCAACATCTACCCGCGCGAAATCGAAGAAGTGCTGTACAAGTTTGAAGGGATTGATGCGTGTGCCGTCATTGGGGTAAAGGATGAGAGCAATGACGAGGAAGTTTTGGCTTTCATTCAACTCAAAGAAGAGGTGGAAAGTATCCCTGAAATTAAACTCAAGCAGTATTTAAAATCCCACTTAGCAAATTTTAAAGTACCCAAGCATATTTATACTGTCGAAGAACTGCCTAAAAATGCAACAGGAAAAGTGCTCAAACGCGTGTTAAAAGAGCATGTTTTGAGTGGCAAATTCCCTCTAAAATAACCCCATCCCGAAACTCAAACCCCAGAGTTTCGGGAATCTCATTGTGATTAAAAAATAGACAAAATATTGGTATTTAACACTGTAATAATGACTACTTTTTAAGCACTTAATTTATTTAAAAGCCCACTTAGTCTATATTGTTACAAAATTCATCTAAAGGATACATATGGTTGAATGGCCAAAAAATAACGATGCTCTTGGAACGGCAAACCGCGGAAATGCGGCAGAATCAGGATTGTGTACTTTGTGTACTTCAGATTGCAAGGGTAAATGCGAAACATGGATGTCAAGTATGGTGGGGCGAAAGCTACTCTACCCTAGAGACTTTGGTGCTACCACTTCGGGAGCGCGCAACACGACACATGTGGGTGCCAGTTATAACTCTTTGCGTATTCAAGGGTACAACTACGGCTCTTCTGGGCTAAAAAATGGCCTAAGCAACGATCCTGATGATTGTCTTTTCACGAACGTTTCCCTTGAGGGTTCTTTTGGCGCAACAGAAAAGACAACATTTAAACTGCCCATCATGACAGGTGCGTTGGGCTCTACTGCCATTGCTAGCAAATATTGGGATTCGTTTTGTATCGGCGCGGCCCTTTCGGGGTACCCCATCGTGGTGGGTGAAAACGTCGTGGGCATTGATAAAGAAGCAGTCATCGAAAAAGGAAGAATCAAAAAAGCTCCCGAACTTGACCGACGTATTCAAACCTACCAGCGTTATTTTAGTGGCCATGGAGCTATCATTGTCCAACTCAACGTCGAAGATACGCGCAATGGTGTTGCAGAGTATGTAGTGGAAAAATACGGTGAAAGCGTAGTGATTGAGCTTAAGTGGGGCCAAGGGGCTAAAGACATCGGCGGAGAGATTCAAGTCAATAGCTTGGAATACGCGTTGTTTCTCAAAGAACGCGGGTATCTTTTAGACCCAGACCCCTCCTGTCCCGAAGCCCAAGAGGCGTTTGAAAGCGGTGCCATCAAAGCCTTTGCCCGCCACAGCCGTTTGGGCGGAACGAACTTGCAAGACGAAGCAGCCGTGAAGCAAGACTTCATGGAAAGCGTGGCGTATTTGCGAAAGATTGGGTTTAAGCGTATTTCTCTTAAAACGGGTTCTTATGGCAACGAAGCGTTAGCCATGGCTATCAAATATGCCAGCGAAGCCAAACTTGACCTTTTGACCATCGACGGTTCGGGCGGAGGTACGGGCATGAGCCCGTGGAACATGATGGAAACGTGGGGCGTGCCCTCCTTGCACCTTCACGCCCAAGCCTACCGCTACGCCAAAATCCTTGAAGCCCAAGGGGTTAAAGTGGTAGACATGGCTTTTGCAGGTGGTTTGGCCAGAGAGGACCACATCTTTAAAGCCCTTGCCCTTGGAGCACCTTTTACCAAGCTTATTTGCATGGGGCGTTCTTTAATGATTCCTGCCTTTTTGGGTTCAAACATCGAAGGGGCACTTAAGCCAGAACACAAAGAGAGAGTCTTTGGCCACTGGGAAAAACTCCCTGCAAGCGTGACAGAAAAAGGCACTCGCCCTGAAGAGATTTTTGCGGGGTATTATGAGGTGCAAAAGATGGTGGGCAAAACAGAAATGGCGAACATTCCCTATGGTGCTATTGCTTCTTTTACCTTGGCAGACAAGTTAGGCACAGGTCTTCAGCAGCTCTTGGCAGGTGCGCGCAAATTTAACGTGGGGAATATTGTCCGTGAGGATATTTTTTCTGCCAACGAAGAAACTGCCAAAATAACAGGCATTCCTTTCATGCTTGACGTAGATGATGAAAAAGCCGTGGCTATTTTAAAGGCTTAGGTGTTATTACATGTAAAGGTTCAGGGGTATGAAAATAGTACCCCTGACACTTGGTGATGCCAAGAGCTTGGACATGCTCTAGTACCGTTTTTGAATGCACAAATTCCGCAACAACTTCCATGGAAGACTCTCTGGCAAAGGCCACAATTGCTGTAACAACTTTTTGGCAGTTGGCATCAACGTCGATGGTGCGTATGAGTGAACCATCGATTTTTATGTAATCGGCTTTGATTTTAAGTAGGTATTCAAAATTAGAATAACCTGTGCCAAAATCATCAATAGCAATTTTTACCCCAAGGCGTTTCATGCGTTCAATGAAGGTTGAAATACGCTCAAAAGAGTCCACGCTTTCTGTTTCCACAATTTCAAGGGTCAATAATCCACCAACGCTAAAATGTGCGATATGCTCTTCTAAAAAGGCGACAAATTCTACATTGTAAACATCTTGGGCGGTGAGGTTGATAGAAAAAGGAACCCTAAAAGAAGAAAAATGGCCAAAAGAAGCGATGACAATGCGTTTTGTGAGCTCCAAATAAAGATTTGAGCGCTTTGCCACAGGTAAAAATAACGAAGGGGAGATAATCGTGCCATCTTCCTTTTCAAGACGCATTAATACCTCATAATGGCAAATGCTGTTGGTAGAAAGGTCAAAAATCCCTTGGGCATAAGCGAGAATTTTGTTATTTTCAAGGGCAGTTTTGATGATGCGTGTCCACTCGATATTGTGTTGATAGATTTGTAAAATACTCAAGTTGGTATCAAAGACAATCAACTCTTGTCCGTTGGTGCGCGCTTGGTCAAGGGCGGCTTGGGCTTCTTGAAAAGCATGGTCTGTGCCAAAAGCCACTCCAGCATGGGCGCCAACATCAAAATTAACATGCCCGACGGATTTTGAGGAGGTTTTGAGGTTTTGAATGCATTGGTGGAGAATAAGGAGAAAATCTTCTTTTTTGGCATGCATGCTTCCTAAAAAGGCAAAGGTGTCAAATGCAAAACGGTAAAGCGTGATGGGCTCTTTGTGGGTAAGGAGTTGAAGTTCTGTGGCACAAAGTTTTAGGAGTGACTCGGCAATATCTTGGCCGTAAAAACTAGACACATCCTTAAGGCCCGTTACTTTAATAAGCCCAAGTTTGTCGCCAAGTTGGATGCGAATATCTTCGCGCAAGCGTTCAATGTTGGAAAGGCCAGTAAGGCGGTCGGTAATTTGCCTTTGGATACGCCGTTCTTGTTCCATTTGTTCTGTGATGTCGATGCGCAATGCGATGTACTCTTGGATGTTGCCATGGGTGTCAAGGATGGGCATGATGGTGGAGCTAGCATAAAAGGTGTCACCGTTTTTAGCGCGATTTTTTAACACCGCTTTGAAAATACGCTTCGCTGTAATGGTTTCCCACAAGTTTTTAAAGGTGCTATCGAGCTCTTCGGGGTGGCGGATGAGGGCGTGGGTTTTTCCAATGAGCTCTTCCTTGGTGTAGCCGCTAATGCGACAAAATTCATGGTTGACATCTGTAATGACGCCATGGGGATCAGTTTTGGAGTAAATGGTGCTTTCTATGACGGCGTGTTTGTACTGGGAGAGGGCACTTTCGTGTTTTTTAATCGTCTCTTCATAGAGAGAAACATCCGCGAGTAAGCGTCGATTGAAGTAGCGTGAAATTGCATAGGCAACAATACTAAAAACAACCAAAAACAACGCCAAGAGGTAAAGATTGAGTTTTAGCCGTTCTAGGCTACGTTTTTTATAGGTCTCAATATTTTCATTGAGGTGATCAAAATAAACACCCGTACCAATCACCCAATTCCAAGGCCGATACAATTCTAGGTAAGAGATTTTTTCGCGGGCGCTATTGTCGGTTTCACTAATGGGGTACACATAACGTGTGATGGCAAACCCTTTCTCTTTGAGTTGCTTAAGATAGTCTTCACGGTAGCGGTTACCAAGCTCATCCTTTGTATCAGAATCGATACGTAGGCCTTCTTTGTTTGGGTTGATAGGAAGCAAAATTTCTTTGGCAAATTCTTTGCCCCCATCTATGTTGTAAAGCTCCATAATAAAGATATATCCACTGTTTTCTTTTCCAAAGCGAATGTAGCGCAGGGTGTCTAGGACACTTTGTTTTACCCGTTTTTCAAAGTAAGAGAGGCTTTGGTGCCCCAAAACATACACATCAAGCTCAGGAATGTAGTGCAAGTACCCCACTTCGTCTTGTTCTTTGTTGGCGTGATACCCCTCAAGGTCATGGTTAAGGGCAGCAGAATGAAATGCCAGACGGATGTCGTGATGTTGCGAAAAGCTCTCTGCCATGGTTGCTGCAATTTCTAGGCTCAAAGGCGCTTTGGAGGCCCGCAAGAGAGCGACAAATGCTTCGGTTTGCTCTTTGAGTGTGTTGCGAAAAGCAGTATGGGTTTCGTTGCGTTTGTGGTCAATGTAGGTGATGGCTTGAGTAATGGCGCTTTTATTGAGAAAAACACGCGACTGGAGCTCTTGGGTTTTAAATTGGGTAACTTCACTTTCGAGGTTTTGGATTTGGGTGAAAGCAAGCTGTGAACCAAATAAAATAACAATAGTAAAAATAATTAGCCACGAACTTAGCAAATGCCACCGAGAAAGCTTTTGTGCAAACATCACCACTCCTTTGGCTAGGGGACTAGGGGAAGAAAACGCAGAAGGTACTTGCGTCGATAAGTGACACGAACTCCTTTTGGTTGTTAATGTGTATTATAACCCAATTTTGACGCAAAAACGAAAGAATAATGCGCGCATTGTAGGCTTTACATGTAAAGCACATTGGAGAGAAAGTACTGTTACTTTTTGTAAAAAATATTAAGAAAGAGGATATTTTTAGGACTTTTTGCGCGTGAGTGAGGTATTTTTTAGCTAAAATTTCCGAGATTTTTTAGATAACTTTCACATATTTTAATCACGCCGCCTTTGTTTACATGTAGAGATACTTCTTTTTCTGATGTTGATTCATCGCGCACATTATTAAGGAAATAGAGATTGAATTGGTTTAAAAACAAGTTGTACTCTTGGAAGATTCACGTGGCGATTGTGTTGCTTGCTGGGGTTGTAGCTCTTGGTTGGCTCAATCACAACCGCGCCATACAAGAAAAAATCCAATTAGAAAAAAACCAAAGCACCTTTGAGTTGGCGTACCGTAGTAGCGTCCAGTTGTATGCTTTGATGGCAGAACAAGCGGTCAATTTGGAAATTCAACACCCTGTTGTGTTAAAAACCTTAAGACGCGCCGTGGAAGAAACAGCCAAACAAACTCGCGAGCAAGTGCGCCAAGAGTTGCAGGTTATGTTAAAAAACATGTACACCAATCTCCAAAAAAACAACCTCACTCATGTGCATTTTCATTTACCCAATGGAGAGACTTTGTTGCGTCTTCATGCACCCCAATGGCATGGAGATTTTTTGTTTGAAGTGCGCCCTTTGGTACGCCGCGCCCATGAGACACGAGAGGCAATCCAAGGATTTGAAGCGGGCAAAACCCTTTTTGGACATCGGTTTATTTACCCGCTTTTTGATGAAGGGCTGTTTTTAGGGAGCGTTGAAATAGGCGTGCCTACGGCGTCTGTTTTGGGGACTTTGTACCAGTTAGACCCGTGGCGCGGGTATGCTTTTGTGGTCAATAATCACTTGGCGAAAAAAACGCTAAGCCAAACAAAAGAACACTTGCGTAATCCGATTTTGCTGGATGAGCAGTTTGCGATGGAAGTATTTCAAGACACAGACGCACCTCGCCCAGAAGGATTGGCAAAACTCAAAGCTATTGGGGCGGCCCTTTCGCAAAAAAAGGTGTTTTTGGAGGGGCTTAAAAAAGGAGAACCTTTTAGTGCGTATGTGCGGGTAAAAAAGGCCTTTTATGGGGTAACTCTTTTGCCTTTAGGAAAAGGAGAGCGGGGTGTTGAAGGATTTTTTCTCTCCTACCAGCACGATGAAACACCGACGCAGTTATGGAAAGATTTTGTACTTGTTTTAGGATTAAGTAGCGCGTGGGGCGGGGTGATTTTTGTACTGCTGCTTGGGATGCAACGGTACGCCAGACGCTCACGAGCAGAACACAAAAAAATCCAAACCCTCTACGACACCCTCACTGAGGGAGTGTTTGTCATCAATAAAAAAGGGCAGATTGTGGATGTTAATGCCGCAACGTGTGTTTTGTTGGGCTACGCCAAAGAAGAAATATTGGGTAAAGAAGCCCATCGCCTTTTTCATGTATCGTCTTCTGCGGGGGTTAACGCTTTGGACGAGTGCCCCATCTACCTTGCCCTGCTTAAAGAAGAAGTGTTTTCGAGCGACCAAGAAACCTTTACATGTAAAGAAGGGAAAAAGCTTGCCGTGGAAATTCAAGCCAAACCCCTAAAGCAAGAAAACCAAGAAGTTTTGATGGTGGTCACCTTTTATGACATCACGGCGCGCAGGGCAAACGAACAGCACATGCGCCTTTTGACCCATGCCCTTGAAGCGAGCGCCAATGCGGTGGTGATTACCAATAAAGAAGCTGTAATTCAGTGGGCAAACCCCGCCTTTGAGCGGATGACAGGTTTTAGCGCAGGCGAGGCGTTGGGGCGAAAACCCAAAGACTTGCTCAAATCAGGAAAACAAACAGAAGCCTTTTACGAAGCGATGTGGAGTACGATTTTATCAGGAAACGCGTGGCATGGAGAGTTGATAAATTGTAAAAAAGATGGAAAGTTGTACCACGAAGAGCTTAGTATCACCCCGTTAGTAAGCACTTTGGGCGAGGTGGAGCATTTTATTGCCATCAAGCAAGACATCACTGCGCGTAAAGAGCACGAAGAGAAGATTCACTCTCTGGCCTTTTACGATGCACTCACGGGGCTTCCTAATCGCCGTTTGTTAGAAGATAGGCTCAAAAGCGCCCAATCTTTTGCCAAGCGCCATGGCAAATACGCCGCGGTGTTGTTTTTGGATTTGGATAAATTTAAGCTCCTAAACGATACACGAGGACACGATTGTGGGGATGATTTTTTGCAACAAGTTGGCCAACGCATTCAAGCCGCCTTGCGAGAAAGTGACACGGTGGCACGGTTTGGCGGGGATGAGTTTGTAGTGATTTTAGAAGGACTAGACGCTAATTTAGCCCAAGCAACCTTACATGTAAAGACCGTGACAAAAAATTTGCACACGGTGTTAAACGCCCCTTATCTGCTCAAAGAAAAAGAGTATAAAGCAACAGTTAGCATTGGGGCAACGTTGTTTTTAGATGAAGGGAAGGATGAAGTGCTAAAGCGCGCAGACATTGCCTTGTACG is a genomic window containing:
- a CDS encoding fatty acid--CoA ligase, translated to MLTYKYRNFYEMVEHNAKHRPKETVLLVDERKVDHLRLKQKVDTFARFLEFSSIKNGDKVALIIANSEEFIVSFLAVTKIGAVAVPLNTFLKREEFEYILSDAQAKLLICSPEFAGETSGLLEATPVEKIVWTGHYDKLDERNYSFVEITGSMETHEQLAKAPKLDDLACIIYTSGTTGKPKGAMLSYRNMLSNMVSADEVFQITAKDRFIVYLPMFHSFTLTVMVLLPLYAGSSMVLIKSVFPFSNVMKQTLLKRVTIFLGVPTIYNALLKAKIPWYFLWFNKVRLFISGSAPLSEHALQAFNQRFKRATLLEGYGLSECSPAVAVNRSQKQKPLSVGPALPGYEVKIVSEEMMELPLREVGEIIVKGDCVMKGYYNRPDATDETIVNGWLRTGDLGKMDAEGFLYIVDRKKDLIISKGINIYPREIEEVLYKFEGIDACAVIGVKDESNDEEVLAFIQLKEEVESIPEIKLKQYLKSHLANFKVPKHIYTVEELPKNATGKVLKRVLKEHVLSGKFPLK
- a CDS encoding EAL domain-containing protein; amino-acid sequence: MFAQKLSRWHLLSSWLIIFTIVILFGSQLAFTQIQNLESEVTQFKTQELQSRVFLNKSAITQAITYIDHKRNETHTAFRNTLKEQTEAFVALLRASKAPLSLEIAATMAESFSQHHDIRLAFHSAALNHDLEGYHANKEQDEVGYLHYIPELDVYVLGHQSLSYFEKRVKQSVLDTLRYIRFGKENSGYIFIMELYNIDGGKEFAKEILLPINPNKEGLRIDSDTKDELGNRYREDYLKQLKEKGFAITRYVYPISETDNSAREKISYLELYRPWNWVIGTGVYFDHLNENIETYKKRSLERLKLNLYLLALFLVVFSIVAYAISRYFNRRLLADVSLYEETIKKHESALSQYKHAVIESTIYSKTDPHGVITDVNHEFCRISGYTKEELIGKTHALIRHPEELDSTFKNLWETITAKRIFKAVLKNRAKNGDTFYASSTIMPILDTHGNIQEYIALRIDITEQMEQERRIQRQITDRLTGLSNIERLREDIRIQLGDKLGLIKVTGLKDVSSFYGQDIAESLLKLCATELQLLTHKEPITLYRFAFDTFAFLGSMHAKKEDFLLILHQCIQNLKTSSKSVGHVNFDVGAHAGVAFGTDHAFQEAQAALDQARTNGQELIVFDTNLSILQIYQHNIEWTRIIKTALENNKILAYAQGIFDLSTNSICHYEVLMRLEKEDGTIISPSLFLPVAKRSNLYLELTKRIVIASFGHFSSFRVPFSINLTAQDVYNVEFVAFLEEHIAHFSVGGLLTLEIVETESVDSFERISTFIERMKRLGVKIAIDDFGTGYSNFEYLLKIKADYIKIDGSLIRTIDVDANCQKVVTAIVAFARESSMEVVAEFVHSKTVLEHVQALGITKCQGYYFHTPEPLHVITPKPLK
- a CDS encoding OmpP1/FadL family transporter yields the protein MRQTMRVVGMSMACAAVLQASGYKIPEQSLKGTALGAANVAAVNGADANYYNPANMVWMDNAYHVEGALTYINLPKVKFANSGTGADGESKVEHFLMPSLHVVTPEYYENWRFGFSTVAPGGLSKRWNSPYQKTFAEEFTLRIIEANPTAAYKINDQLALGFGVRMVYTDGVVKSDGNLGFGAAKRDLTGDSIDYGYNLALAYRPTSELKLAATYRSKVDLTVKGDAKLYHLNALQYDGSASVTIPLPATLALAAAYTMDKTTVELVYERVYWSAYKNLDFNYGSTIANPVLVAMFDNPSAKNWKDSNTYRLGITHEYSDKLTLMAGYSYDETPVPDSSLGFELPDADAQLYSFGFSYKIRPDITVGLAYLYSDKKVRSVNNTYAQGKFTGSGAHLVTTGITYRF
- a CDS encoding EAL domain-containing protein, whose product is MNWFKNKLYSWKIHVAIVLLAGVVALGWLNHNRAIQEKIQLEKNQSTFELAYRSSVQLYALMAEQAVNLEIQHPVVLKTLRRAVEETAKQTREQVRQELQVMLKNMYTNLQKNNLTHVHFHLPNGETLLRLHAPQWHGDFLFEVRPLVRRAHETREAIQGFEAGKTLFGHRFIYPLFDEGLFLGSVEIGVPTASVLGTLYQLDPWRGYAFVVNNHLAKKTLSQTKEHLRNPILLDEQFAMEVFQDTDAPRPEGLAKLKAIGAALSQKKVFLEGLKKGEPFSAYVRVKKAFYGVTLLPLGKGERGVEGFFLSYQHDETPTQLWKDFVLVLGLSSAWGGVIFVLLLGMQRYARRSRAEHKKIQTLYDTLTEGVFVINKKGQIVDVNAATCVLLGYAKEEILGKEAHRLFHVSSSAGVNALDECPIYLALLKEEVFSSDQETFTCKEGKKLAVEIQAKPLKQENQEVLMVVTFYDITARRANEQHMRLLTHALEASANAVVITNKEAVIQWANPAFERMTGFSAGEALGRKPKDLLKSGKQTEAFYEAMWSTILSGNAWHGELINCKKDGKLYHEELSITPLVSTLGEVEHFIAIKQDITARKEHEEKIHSLAFYDALTGLPNRRLLEDRLKSAQSFAKRHGKYAAVLFLDLDKFKLLNDTRGHDCGDDFLQQVGQRIQAALRESDTVARFGGDEFVVILEGLDANLAQATLHVKTVTKNLHTVLNAPYLLKEKEYKATVSIGATLFLDEGKDEVLKRADIALYEAKDAGRDQTYVYDNALHQITRERVALENDLRQAAQEKTGFELLYQPKVDSHDTIVGAEVFLRWRHSHLGLLEPRKFLMIAEETGLIEPIGAWVFEEVAKEMQGWKNTPLEPLHVSINVGEKQICSDYLVPQVCQAFGAFDEGLSRVRLDVKEAVFLKHGLAMEKNMQQLFAMGVRFSLDGYGDSVAFFRHLRTLPFDEVKVGRLLTEDTSEEMALILQTVLALSHNAKMNIVAEQVETPQQREYLAQSGCKQFQGYLFGKPMNKVAFQAEVMARQVLV
- a CDS encoding glutamate synthase-related protein encodes the protein MVEWPKNNDALGTANRGNAAESGLCTLCTSDCKGKCETWMSSMVGRKLLYPRDFGATTSGARNTTHVGASYNSLRIQGYNYGSSGLKNGLSNDPDDCLFTNVSLEGSFGATEKTTFKLPIMTGALGSTAIASKYWDSFCIGAALSGYPIVVGENVVGIDKEAVIEKGRIKKAPELDRRIQTYQRYFSGHGAIIVQLNVEDTRNGVAEYVVEKYGESVVIELKWGQGAKDIGGEIQVNSLEYALFLKERGYLLDPDPSCPEAQEAFESGAIKAFARHSRLGGTNLQDEAAVKQDFMESVAYLRKIGFKRISLKTGSYGNEALAMAIKYASEAKLDLLTIDGSGGGTGMSPWNMMETWGVPSLHLHAQAYRYAKILEAQGVKVVDMAFAGGLAREDHIFKALALGAPFTKLICMGRSLMIPAFLGSNIEGALKPEHKERVFGHWEKLPASVTEKGTRPEEIFAGYYEVQKMVGKTEMANIPYGAIASFTLADKLGTGLQQLLAGARKFNVGNIVREDIFSANEETAKITGIPFMLDVDDEKAVAILKA
- the nfo gene encoding deoxyribonuclease IV, with the protein product MKAIGAHVSASGGVFNAPLNAEAIGANAFALFTKNQRQWNAKPLDATTIEAFKANLARVGILPKHVLAHDSYLINLGHPEKEARQKSLEAFIDEVKRCDQLGLDKLNFHPGSHLNQLTEEACLDSIAESLNRTLELTQNVTLVIENTAGQGTNLGYKWEHLAHLIEKVEDKGRIGVCLDTCHLFTAGYDIRTSEAYAKTTKEFDSIVGFCYLKGMHFNDAKPPLGSRVDRHHSLGKGTIGLEAFWYIMNDPRMDDIPLVLETIDTALWAQEIALLRAMQGAEKPTGSQDGYVNKIR